A DNA window from Candidatus Zixiibacteriota bacterium contains the following coding sequences:
- a CDS encoding DUF2279 domain-containing protein, whose product MRKLILIFLFLFLLLDISQISYALGKNKSHRPENKVKKVEDKWLGWDKAGHFLISGFLAGSSYSIYHKSFDNDKESSIYFASIFSLSIGVGKEISDMKKPKDKFSYKDIIFDILGISVGILIASH is encoded by the coding sequence ATGAGAAAACTTATCCTCATATTCCTATTCCTTTTCTTACTTTTAGACATCTCCCAGATAAGCTATGCCCTGGGTAAAAACAAGTCACATCGACCAGAAAACAAAGTCAAAAAGGTCGAGGATAAATGGCTGGGCTGGGATAAAGCAGGGCACTTTTTGATAAGCGGATTTTTAGCCGGGTCATCTTATTCCATCTATCATAAGAGCTTTGATAATGACAAAGAATCTTCGATCTATTTTGCCAGCATCTTCAGTCTAAGCATTGGAGTAGGTAAAGAGATAAGCGATATGAAAAAACCAAAAGATAAGTTCAGCTACAAAGACATCATCTTTGATATCCTGGGCATTTCCGTTGGCATTCTTATCGCCTCACATTAA
- a CDS encoding MFS transporter, with translation MEELKLNKKTIFSWGIYDFANTIFSMNIISMYFAQWIIVDHHKEDIWYSLTYSLSMLLVALTIPVLGAISDGRGKRKPYLLILTLGCVLATLFIGGISSRIANANLLVFSALFFFLVANYCFEGGLVFYNAMLPEISTPKNIGRVSGFGVALGYAGSIIGLLLVKPFVTGNFFGLQFGSGGREKAFIPTAFFFLLFSLPIFLFVKEKGNQNSGEKRIKIKEAFRKVWNGIIDTKKYPGVLRFLIADYFFEDAIATVIIFMAVYAQVVMNMGDEAKIFFFWFATTFAILGSFVSGVLSDRIGPKKTLFFVVSGWILSLSVIMLSTRQLYFWIMGPLIGICLGSTWTASRPLLATLAPRNMLGQFYGLYSLSGRAAATIGPLLWGGAVLFLKKDNPLVKGIINLLERIGFTFSDKVLDTIQYRFGILFLVLLMIIGLLIFIKVPDKKMEDYELVSR, from the coding sequence ATGGAAGAATTAAAGCTGAACAAGAAAACAATCTTTTCCTGGGGAATATATGATTTTGCTAATACTATCTTCTCTATGAATATCATCTCGATGTATTTTGCCCAGTGGATAATAGTCGACCATCACAAAGAAGACATCTGGTACAGCTTAACCTATTCTTTGTCAATGCTGCTGGTTGCTCTGACCATACCGGTTTTGGGAGCAATCTCTGATGGTAGAGGAAAAAGGAAACCATATCTTTTGATTTTGACCCTGGGGTGTGTCCTGGCGACTTTGTTCATAGGGGGAATAAGCTCCAGGATTGCGAACGCAAACCTTCTGGTCTTTTCGGCCCTTTTTTTCTTTCTTGTAGCCAATTATTGTTTTGAAGGAGGACTAGTTTTCTATAATGCCATGCTGCCTGAAATCTCTACTCCTAAGAATATAGGCAGGGTATCAGGTTTTGGAGTGGCTTTAGGATATGCCGGCTCAATTATCGGACTTCTCCTGGTTAAACCTTTTGTCACCGGAAATTTTTTCGGGTTACAATTCGGCAGCGGTGGTAGGGAAAAAGCCTTCATTCCAACGGCATTTTTTTTCCTCCTGTTCAGCTTGCCGATATTTCTATTTGTCAAAGAGAAGGGAAACCAGAATTCTGGTGAAAAGAGAATAAAGATTAAAGAAGCTTTTAGAAAAGTCTGGAATGGAATCATTGATACCAAAAAATATCCAGGGGTATTGCGGTTCCTGATTGCCGACTATTTTTTCGAAGATGCTATAGCCACGGTGATTATTTTTATGGCAGTTTATGCTCAGGTGGTTATGAATATGGGAGATGAAGCCAAGATCTTTTTCTTCTGGTTTGCCACGACCTTTGCCATCCTTGGCTCTTTTGTTTCCGGCGTATTGAGCGACCGCATAGGGCCGAAAAAGACCTTGTTTTTTGTAGTCTCTGGCTGGATTTTGTCCTTATCAGTCATTATGCTCTCTACCAGACAGCTCTATTTCTGGATAATGGGTCCCCTTATCGGAATCTGTCTTGGCTCCACCTGGACAGCTTCCAGGCCGCTCTTAGCTACCTTAGCTCCCAGAAATATGTTAGGACAGTTTTACGGGTTATATTCCTTGTCCGGCAGAGCCGCGGCTACCATAGGACCACTTCTCTGGGGTGGAGCGGTTTTGTTCTTGAAAAAAGATAACCCGTTGGTCAAAGGAATCATAAATTTGCTCGAAAGGATTGGATTTACTTTTTCGGATAAGGTTTTGGATACGATCCAGTATCGTTTTGGGATTTTGTTTTTGGTCCTTTTAATGATTATAGGTCTTCTGATTTTTATCAAAGTCCCGGATAAAAAAATGGAGGATTACGAGCTGGTATCGAGATAA
- a CDS encoding histidinol-phosphatase: MENWHEVVGAIHIHSTDSDGTKSIPEIAKIGDRMGLDFLVFSDHMTLKSYQAGLEGVYGKTLVIIGYEIHDRENKNHYLAFNLKETLPFGLTPLEYVKRVKEKGGFGIIAHPDEIRNDLPKYPAYPWTAWGAQEFDGIEIWNQMSEWMEKLTRFNQVKMLFSPRKSLDSPTERVLRKWDELNLKRKVCGIGAVDAHAHLYKLGPLKLTIFPYEVQFKSLRTHLILDQPLSSDFEKGKAQIFSALLNCNAFASNHRRGDAKGFLFYAEGKKNLARIGEEINLEEFPELIARTPAKAEIRLIHNGKLKIRTKGKELTCQPKEKGIYRVEAFKGDKGWIFSNHIRIV, encoded by the coding sequence TTGGAGAACTGGCATGAGGTAGTGGGGGCAATACATATCCATTCTACTGACTCGGATGGGACCAAATCTATTCCGGAGATAGCGAAGATCGGTGATAGAATGGGACTTGACTTCCTGGTCTTCTCTGACCATATGACTCTCAAGTCCTATCAAGCAGGCTTAGAAGGAGTTTATGGCAAGACCCTGGTCATAATCGGCTATGAGATTCATGATAGAGAAAACAAAAATCATTATCTGGCTTTCAATCTAAAGGAGACCTTGCCTTTTGGTTTGACTCCTTTAGAATATGTAAAACGGGTGAAAGAAAAAGGCGGGTTTGGGATAATTGCGCATCCGGATGAAATCAGGAATGATTTGCCCAAATATCCTGCCTATCCCTGGACTGCCTGGGGTGCTCAAGAGTTTGATGGAATCGAAATCTGGAACCAGATGTCTGAATGGATGGAGAAACTGACCAGGTTCAACCAGGTCAAGATGCTTTTCTCTCCGCGAAAATCTCTGGATAGCCCAACTGAGAGAGTCTTGAGAAAATGGGATGAGCTGAACCTGAAAAGAAAAGTCTGTGGCATTGGAGCAGTTGACGCCCACGCTCATCTCTACAAGTTAGGTCCTTTGAAATTGACTATTTTCCCTTATGAGGTTCAGTTCAAATCGCTCCGCACGCACCTGATTCTGGACCAGCCTTTATCTTCAGATTTTGAAAAAGGTAAAGCCCAGATATTTTCAGCGCTCTTAAACTGCAACGCCTTTGCCTCAAATCACAGAAGGGGAGATGCCAAAGGGTTTCTGTTTTATGCGGAAGGCAAGAAAAACCTTGCCCGAATAGGAGAGGAGATAAATTTGGAGGAGTTTCCAGAATTAATTGCCAGGACTCCGGCAAAAGCAGAGATTAGATTAATTCATAATGGCAAGTTGAAAATCAGAACTAAAGGAAAGGAATTAACTTGCCAACCAAAAGAAAAAGGTATTTA
- a CDS encoding HDIG domain-containing protein, giving the protein MNREEALNLVKSKIKNKNLIKHMLAVEAIMRRLAEYFNENVELWGLTGLLHDLDYDSTVNDFPKHGILTTEWLKEYDLDEKILYAIKAHPKHVPATSKLDWALYATDPLSGLIVAATLMHPTKKLKNVTPEFVLNRFKEKRFAAGANREDIKACEKMGLTLEKFVELALEGMQRIDADLEL; this is encoded by the coding sequence ATGAACAGGGAAGAGGCTTTGAATTTAGTAAAATCCAAGATCAAGAATAAGAATCTGATCAAGCATATGCTGGCCGTGGAAGCCATAATGCGCAGGCTGGCGGAGTATTTCAACGAGAATGTTGAGCTCTGGGGCTTAACTGGACTCTTGCATGATCTGGATTACGATTCCACAGTCAATGACTTTCCCAAACACGGTATCCTCACAACTGAATGGCTTAAAGAATATGATTTAGATGAGAAAATCCTGTATGCCATAAAAGCCCACCCCAAACACGTACCCGCGACTTCCAAACTGGACTGGGCTCTTTATGCCACAGACCCTTTGAGCGGGTTGATCGTTGCCGCCACCTTAATGCACCCGACAAAGAAACTAAAAAACGTGACCCCGGAGTTTGTGCTTAACCGCTTTAAGGAGAAAAGATTCGCCGCCGGAGCAAATAGGGAAGATATAAAAGCCTGTGAGAAGATGGGTCTAACCCTGGAAAAGTTTGTCGAATTAGCCCTGGAAGGTATGCAAAGAATAGATGCAGACTTGGAATTGTAG